The following nucleotide sequence is from Microbacterium arborescens.
CCCGACAACCCGATCACCGAGACCGGGGTCCTGAGCGAAACGCGACGGCATCCGCTCCGGTCGCGGTTCGGGCGCGGACGCATCGACCAGCGTCACACATGGCTCGACCCCATCCTCGTCGCGGGTCCGTGGGTGCTCGCGGGATGGATCGTCATCCGTGGCGCACGCCGCGCATTCGGGCGCGGCTAGGGCGATCGAGGCGACCGCGGCGTCTCGGCAGCGGTCGCGGGATCGTCGAGGCTCCGGTGGACCGCGCCCGAGCTCGGTGCCGCCTCGGCACCATGTCGCAGGCAGGCCTGGACGAGGTCGGCGGCCGATCGCGTCGTCAGGCCCGGTGCGATGCGGTACCCCGCGAGGGCCGCCCGCGCCTTCCAGCCGACCGCGACCCGCTCGCGCGGAACGACCGCGGCCCGCAGGATCGCGTCTGCGACGACCTCGGGCTCATCCATCAGCGGCAGTCGCAGCGCTCGGCCGGCGTGGTTGCCCGCATGGCGCCAGAACGGTGTGCGGACGGCCCAGGGCAGCACCGCCGTCACCGCGACGCCGTCGACCCCCGCGAGCCGCAACTCCTGGCGCACTGCGCGGGTGAGCGAGAGAACGCCGGCCTTCGTCGCGGCATACGACGCCTGGGACGCCAGCGGGACGACGCTCTCGACCGACGCGGTATTGACGATGACGCCGCTTCCTCGCGCGACGAACCGGCGGAGTGCGACATGCATCCCGCGCATCACCCCGGCGAGGTTGGTGTCGACGATGCGGAGGTGCTCGTCGAGGGGTGCCTCCCAGAACGGCCCGATCGTGGCGACCCCGGCATTGCCGACCCAGACATCGATCGGCCCGAACATCTGCTCCGCCTCGCCGGCGAGGCGCTCGAGATCATCGGTGCTGCCGACATCGCCGGGCAC
It contains:
- a CDS encoding SDR family NAD(P)-dependent oxidoreductase, producing MSATTSHPHLAGRTIVVVGASSGIGRAVALRAAAAGASIVVFSRRADALDDLARRIRERGGRAHAVPGDVGSTDDLERLAGEAEQMFGPIDVWVGNAGVATIGPFWEAPLDEHLRIVDTNLAGVMRGMHVALRRFVARGSGVIVNTASVESVVPLASQASYAATKAGVLSLTRAVRQELRLAGVDGVAVTAVLPWAVRTPFWRHAGNHAGRALRLPLMDEPEVVADAILRAAVVPRERVAVGWKARAALAGYRIAPGLTTRSAADLVQACLRHGAEAAPSSGAVHRSLDDPATAAETPRSPRSP